One Rosa chinensis cultivar Old Blush chromosome 3, RchiOBHm-V2, whole genome shotgun sequence DNA window includes the following coding sequences:
- the LOC112194447 gene encoding uncharacterized protein LOC112194447 encodes MKEVSGSCISIYMSHLYGVLRKSKMVDMVGFMDSTKTGAIGCGNPIERSRAIADRLKKAKRGQIILLPYNSGCHWMLTVINSEEDTVYFMDPLKRRLITGEWKNIVDNGIKIYNAQVKRQGRKATTWKNCAGIPEQKTDKDCGYFIMRYMKEIVEDKNLDFFSKVSKTS; translated from the exons ATGAAGGAAGTATCGGGCAGCTGCATCAGCATCTATATGAG CCATCTTTATGGTGTGTTGAGGAAGTCAAAGATGGTGGACATGGTTGGATTTATGGACAGTACAAAAACTGGTGCCATTGGGTGTGGCAATCCAATTGAGCGTTCCCGTGCAATAGCCGATAGGCTGAAAAAGGCAAAGCGTGGCCAGATTATTTTGTTGCCATATAACTCAGG TTGTCACTGGATGCTGACTGTAATAAACTCTGAAGAAGACACAGTCTACTTCATGGACCCATTAAAGAGGAGACTAATTACGGGAGAGTGGAAGAACATTGTTGACAA CGGCATCAAAATATATAATGCACAAGTCAAAAGGCAAGGCAGAAAAGCAACTACCTGGAAAAACTGTGCG GGTATTCCGGAGCAAAAGACCGACAAGGATTGTGGATATTTTATAATGAGATACATGAAGGAAATAGTGGAGGATAAAAACTTGGACTTTTTCAGCAAGGTAAGCAAAACTAGTTGA
- the LOC112194446 gene encoding uncharacterized protein LOC112194446, which produces MAPSTRRPSSQAVAMAKRMREIQLRGTRSSNTKRSNGATSRGTSVQAASKLSLKRQKRLKGKRAMKREGLKLLKRGCVTMSRIVRRKIIGKRMTVQFNQKGQPIGKAGKEMQSYIGVLARKKVPISIPTWKDVLVEQKNKIWEGIKLSFLLRPEHKRMVLISAGAKWREFKSHLTTRYILPHRDNLEIIESRPEDYLFINQDDWEIFVQDRLSDSFLELHEKQKRKRALSKYPHRLSRKGYAGLEEELSATMDEAELDRATMWIKARQDKNGGFKDPLVEEKAKEIADLKKKEAEGELSTSGSDDVLTLALGNPEHTGIIRGVGANVRQAAYFNLPKRRKQSVEQSLRLSVQKIMEQEREKILAKERAIWEERLKTLEARVLMNPMVTESPKDSTIDREVGSGQGSSNMHEKAANAIEKQIPSTVRKSLDLEPHVEEPVEVVNPIDGVNLNAIEKGQPIGLVVVDLEIQEGEFQAQTIGKECHLALGSTDNVVAIATVIEVNNENNSQLIHGVPLGEGNMRVSIVRSLVDEAKLPFPIENEIMTVRDAIGTYVAWPKNLIVFPVEFQKMAAKSRGMRKRKRVEEDEYHEEDIDMASLPTTLPPSLP; this is translated from the exons ATGGCACCTTCTACGCGAAGACCTTCATCTCAAGCAGTAGCAATGGCCAAAAGAATGAGGGAAATTCAGCTGAGAGGGACAAGGTCTAGCAATACCAAGCGATCCAATGGAGCAACATCAAGGGGAACTTCAGTACAAGCTGCATCAAAGTTGTCATTGAAACGACAAAAGAGATTGAAGGGTAAAAGAGCTATGAAAAGGGAAGGACTGAAGTTGCTTAAACGAGGGTGTGTGACAATGTCTCGTATAGTGAGACGAAAAATAATTGGAAAGAGGATGACAGTTCAGTTCAACCAGAAAGGACAACCCATAGGGAAAGCTGGTAAAGAAATGCAGTCATATATTGGGGTGTTAGCTCGCAAGAAGGTTCCAATCTCGATACCTACATGGAAGGATGTTTTAGtggaacaaaaaaataaaatctggGAAGGCATAAAG TTGTCATTTTTGTTGCGTCCAGAACACAAAAGAATGGTCTTAATCTCAGCAGGAGCAAAATGGAGAGAGTTCAAGAGTCATTTGACCACCCGCTACATTCTCCCACATAGAGATAACCTTGAAATTATCGAATCTCGACCAGAGGACTAtcttttcattaatcaagatgaCTGGGAGATTTTTGTACAAGATAGGTTATCTGACTCATTTCTA GAACTCcatgagaaacaaaaaagaaaacgagCCTTAAGTAAGTATCCTCATCGGCTGTCACGTAAAGGGTACGCTGGATTGGAGGAAGAACTG TCTGCAACTATGGATGAAGCTGAACTTGATCGTGCAACCATGTGGATCAAAGCACGTCAAGATAAGAATGGAGGATTTAAAGATCCTTTAGTAGAGGAGAAGGCCAAAGAAATT GCtgatttgaagaaaaaagaggCTGAGGGAGAGTTAAGCACTTCTGGTTCAGATGATGTGTTAACTTTAGCATTAGGAAATCCTGAGCATACTGGAATAATTAGAGGTGTAGGGGCAAATGTGAGGCAAGCTGCATACTTTAACCTCCCAAAACGCCGAAAGCAAAGTGTTGAACAGAGTCTTAGGTTAAGTGTTCAGAAAATAATGGAACAAGAAAGGGAGAAGATACTAGCAAAAGAACGAGCAATTTGGGAGGAGAGGTTGAAGACGTTAGAAGCAAGGGTGTTGATGAATCCTATGGTAACTGAATCCCCCAAAGATTCCACCATTGATAGGGAAGTTGGTTCTGGACAAGGAAGTTCAAATATGCATGAGAAGGCTGCCAACGCAATTGAAAAACAGATTCCCTCCACTGTTAGAAAGTCTTTGGATTTAGAACCTCATGTTGAGGAGCCTGTGGAAGTTGTGAATCCCATTGATGGTGTGAATTTGAATGCTATTGAGAAGGGTCAGCCAATTGGTCTCGTGGTTGTTGATCTGGAAATCCAGGAGGGTGAATTTCAG GCACAGACAATTGGGAAAGAGTGCCATTTAGCTTTAGGTTCAACCGATAACGTTGTAGCTATTGCAACAGTTATAGAAGTCAATAATGAAAACAACAGCCAGCTTATCCATGGTGTTCCATTGGGCGAGGGAAACATGCGTGTATCGATTGTACGCTCTCTAGTGGATGAAGCCAAGCTTCCATTTCCAATCGAAAACGAAATAATGACGGTTCGTGATGCTATTGGGACTTATGTGGCTTGGCCTAAAAACCTTATTGTTTTTCCAGTAGAGTTTCAG AAAATGGCAGCAAAGAGTAGAGgaatgagaaagagaaaaagagtagAAGAAGATGAGTATCATGAAGAAGATATAGACATGGCATCATTGCCAACaaccctccctccctccctcccttaa
- the LOC112194445 gene encoding uncharacterized protein LOC112194445: MKRKFMMLTLLISGPKQPGNDIDVYMQPLIDDLKALWDGIDGVYDAFRGEYFKLRAVLFWTINDFPAYGNLSGSVTKGYNGCPICCENTKPHRLSHGQKMSHIGHRRWLPRHHPYRRLTKEFNNLPEFETAPEPLSGEEVLKRVEGMTWSFGKKNPLPIYKGLEDQTRPCWKKKSIFFELEYWKFLPVRHNLDVMHIEKNVCDSIIGTLFNIPGKTKDGVAARLDLVEMGIRTGLGPTPGQKKDKLPLASWNLLLEEKRAMCMSFFNMKGPYGISSNIRNLVSLDDLRLVGLKSHDCHMVMQQLLPIAIRSSLEKPVRFAIIRFCLFFKAICSKVIDVRKLKKMQEDLVLTVCELEKYFPPSFFDIMIHLTVHLVREVELCGPVFFRWMYPFERYMKTLKGYVRNRNHPEGCIAESYVVEEAVEFCSDRILSGENTVGIPSIGIFDESCTKPLSGATVVSIYGRELELAHLCVLQNTEEARPYFIKHMEILELTYPKFKDNQNWLTNKQNKTFAKWIKEKVLEEFSNPNNDISETLSYMVNGVHFNTKERDDVRKVQNSGVSLHARALQVASAKDKNPKLDDMQFYGVITTIWEMDYQRFRIPVFKCDWVENAKGIKVDEFGFTLVNLNRIGHVSDPFVLGKDVKQVWYVADPLDDDWSVVITCPDRDYANDSDKAEELENLEVEQQPFIATMPAIESYDNIVDDDENHYMREGNEGIWVDK; the protein is encoded by the exons ATGAAAAGGAAGTTCATGATGCTGACTTTATTGATTTCTGGACCTAAGCAACCCGGAAATGACATTGATGTATACATGCAGCCCTTGATTGACGATTTAAAAGCTTTGTGGGATGGGATAGATGGAGTGTATGATGCATTTAGAGGAGAATACTTTAAACTGAGAGCTGTTTTGTTTTGGACGATTAACGACTTTCCCGCTTATGGGAACTTATCGGGTAGTGTTACTAAGGGGTACAATGGATGTCCTATATGTTGTGAGAACACAAAACCACATCGGCTATCTCATGGACAGAAAATGAGCCATATTGGTCACCGGAGATGGTTACCGCGCCATCATCCTTACCGAAGGCTGACCAAAGAGTTCAATAACTTACCGGAGTTTGAAACTGCCCCTGAACCCTTAAGTGGAGAAGAGGTATTAAAAAGGGTTGAGGGCATGACCTGGTCATTCGGTAAAAAGAATCCTCTTCCAATATATAAGGGTTTGGAAGACCAAACCAGAccttgttggaagaagaagtccaTATTCTTCGAACTTGAGTATTGGAAATTTCTTCCGGTTCGACATAATCTCGATGTCATGCACATTGAGAAGAATGTATGCGATAGTATTATTGGTACATTATTCAATATTCCTGGAAAAACGAAAGATGGAGTCGCTGCTAGGTTGGATCTGGTGGAAATGGGCATAAGGACTGGTTTGGGACCAACACCAGGGCAAAAGAAAGACAAGTTGCCTTTGGCAAGTTGGAATCTACTGCTAGAAGAGAAGAGAGCAATGTGCATGTCTTTTTTCAACATGAAGGGTCCTTACGGCATTTCCTCAAATATAAGGAACCTTGTTTCCTTAGATGACTTAAGGCTGGTTGGTCTCAAATCACATGATTGTCATATGGTGATGCAACAGCTACTACCGATTGCTATACGTTCAAGTTTGGAGAAACCAGTCCGGTTTGCAATCATTCGGTTTTGTCTCTTTTTTAAGGCAATATGCAGCAAAGTGATAGATGTTAGGAAGCTGAAAAAAATGCAAGAAGATCTAGTTTTGACAGTTTGTGAgcttgagaagtattttccacCATCCTTCTTTGATATCATGATTCATCTCACAGTCCATCTTGTTAGAGAAGTTGAGCTTTGTGGACCAGTTTTCTTTAGGTGGATGTACCCTTTTGAAAGGTACATGAAAACCCTCAAAGGGTATGTTAGAAATCGAAACCATCCAGAGGGTTGCATTGCTGAGTCATATGTTGTTGAAGAAGCAGTGGAATTTTGCTCAGATCGTATACTTTCTGGTGAAAATACAGTTGGCATCCCATCAATAGGCATTTTTGATGAAAGCTGCACCAAACCGTTATCTGGTGCTACTGTTGTGTCCATTTATGGAAGGGAGTTGGAACTAGCACATCTTTGTGTATTACAGAATACAGAGGAGGCAAGACCATACTTCAT TAAGCATATGGAGATTTTGGAGCTTACCTATCCTAAATTCAAAGATAATCAGAACTGGTTGACTAATAAGCAAAATAAAACTTTTGCTAAGTGGATTAAGGAGAAG GTTCTTGAAGAATTCAGCAATCCTAATAATGATATCTCTGAAACTTTAAG TTACATGGTTAACGGGGTTCATTTCAATACCAAAGAACGCGACGATGTAAGAAAAGTGCAAAACAGCGGTGTTAGCCTACATGCCCGTGCTTTACAAGTAGCTAGTGCAaaggacaaaaacccaaaattggATGATATGCAATTTTATGGAGTGATTACAACAATTTGGGAGATGGACTATCAAAGGTTTAGAATTCCTGTGTTCAAGTGCGATTGGGTTGAAAACGCCAAAGGCATTAAAGTAGATGAGTTTGGGTTTACGTTGGTAAACTTGAATAGGATAGGTCATGTGAGTGATCCTTTTGTTTTAGGTAAGGATGTGAAACAAGTATGGTATGTAGCTGATcctcttgatgatgattggtCAGTAGTTATAACATGTCCTGATAGAGATTATGCAAATGATAGTGATAAAGCAGAAGAGCTTGAAAATTTGGAAGTTGAGCAGCAGCCCTTTATAGCAACAATGCCAGCAATTGAGTCATATGACAATATAGTTGATGATGATGAGAACCACTACATGCGAGAAGGGAACGAAGGGATATGGGTTGATAAATGA
- the LOC112194444 gene encoding uncharacterized protein LOC112194444, with protein MDKSWMHADRRSRTYELGVEEFLRFAVENASDVNNICCPCLKCGSIDGMFSARVIKDHLYFNGVDESYKDWVWHGEPSRATVNANEGESEATVDMVEDGDAADNIGLGDQEEKWASEDEEFFENGEDEQYSVESNDFMRLVEDGDKALYPGCTKHTKLNALIQTYNLKAKHGMSDVCYSDMLIMIGIFLPEGNEIPGSHYEAKKTLATLGMDYKKIHACPNDCILYRGQHADASSCPTCGESRWKLGKDNIEKQGVPGKVLWYFPPIPRFKRMFQSTKTSHNLTWHANERRKDEFMRHPADAPTWKLVNQKWPEFGNDPRNLRLALSSDGFNPHSSLSSRYSC; from the coding sequence ATGGATAAGTCttggatgcatgctgatagaaGATCACGCACATATGAGTTAGGTGTTGAGGAATTCCTTAGGTTTGCTGTAGAGAATGCTAGTGATGTAAATAATATCTGCTGTCCCTGTTTGAAATGTGGGAGCATAGATGGGATGTTCTCAGCCAGGGTCATAAAAGATCATCTATATTTTAATGGTGTAGATGAGAGTTACAAAGATTGGGTATGGCATGGGGAACCATCTAGGGCAACAGTGAATGCTAATGAAGGGGAATCTGAAGCTACTGTAGATATGGTAGAAGATGGAGATGCAGCAGATAATATAGGGTTGGGAGATCAGGAAGAAAAATgggctagtgaagatgaagagttTTTTGAAAATGGTGAGGATGAGCAGTATTCTGTAGAATCGAATGACTTCATGAGGTTAGTTGAGGATGGAGATAAAGCTTTGTATCCCGGTTGTACCAAGCACACAAAGTTAAATGCACTTATACAGACTTATAACCTTAAAGCAAAACATGGAATGTCCGATGTGTGCTATTCTGACATGTTGATCATGATCGGAATATTTCTCCCTGAGGGTAATGAGATACCTGGTTCGCATTATGAGGCTAAGAAGACTTTGGCTACATTAGGAATGGACTATAAAAAGATCCATGCATGTCCTAATGACTGTATTTTGTACAGAGGACAGCATGCTGATGCGAGTAGTTGTCCTACATGTGGGGAGTCTAGGTGGAAATTAGGCAAAGATAATATCGAGAAGCAAGGGGTACCCGGGAAGGTGTTGTGGTACTTTCCCCCAATCCCACGTTTCAAACGCATGTTTCAATCGACAAAAACTTCCCATAACCTAACTTGGCATGCGAATGAAAGGAGGAAGGATGAGTTTATGCGTCATCCTGCAGATGCCCCTACTTGGAAGTTAGTGAACCAAAAATGGCCAGAATTTGGTAATGACCCTAGGAACCTTAGACTTGCACTTTCATCTGATGGTTTTAATCCCCACAGCTCTTTGAGTAGTAGATATTCATGCTGA